In a single window of the Rhodoferax saidenbachensis genome:
- a CDS encoding EAL domain-containing protein, whose translation MTDTHRTSTSNPLTALHVRRVRMMLWMGGYLLITVGLCWGVYFAMQHEWFIVALDALMFGVGVQILVWTRRKRTRRAFYLLMGSIFWVVFGISAVFDIPSAAAPRSTHLFLLTLAVCALLFLRDERGPLRHLMAGLCFIAFVALASTNHAWIAGYALPDTVRVGGTWVNVIFSMGAVYAMVYIMMSDVAGASEQETELRKGIANGEFFLVYQPQVASSGQVLGAEALLRWKHPKRGLVGPAEFIGLAEESRLILPLGLLALEMACEELVAWSQKPALSELTLSVNVSAQQFHEPDFVNAVRTVMERCGVQPNRLKLELTESLLANDLDDIVAKMESLKAFGVGFSLDDFGTGYSSLNYLKRLPLDQLKIDQSFVQDVLTDPNDAAIARTVITLGQSMGFAVIAEGVETIGQRDFLMANGCHTFQGYLFGRPMTAKHFAEFVTRGPVG comes from the coding sequence TGACAGACACTCACCGCACTTCCACCAGCAATCCGCTGACCGCATTACACGTGCGCCGGGTGCGCATGATGTTGTGGATGGGCGGCTATTTGCTGATTACGGTGGGCTTGTGCTGGGGCGTGTATTTCGCCATGCAGCACGAGTGGTTCATCGTGGCGCTGGATGCGCTTATGTTTGGCGTGGGTGTGCAGATTCTGGTGTGGACCCGCCGCAAGCGCACCCGCCGCGCGTTTTACCTGCTAATGGGCAGCATTTTTTGGGTGGTGTTCGGCATCTCTGCCGTCTTTGACATCCCCAGTGCGGCGGCCCCACGCTCGACCCATTTATTCCTGCTGACGCTGGCCGTGTGTGCCCTGCTGTTTTTGCGCGATGAGCGCGGTCCCCTGCGGCATCTGATGGCGGGCCTGTGTTTTATTGCCTTCGTGGCGCTGGCCAGTACCAACCACGCCTGGATTGCGGGTTACGCGTTGCCCGACACCGTGCGTGTGGGCGGTACCTGGGTCAATGTGATCTTCTCCATGGGTGCGGTGTACGCCATGGTCTACATCATGATGAGCGACGTCGCTGGGGCGTCCGAGCAGGAGACGGAGTTGCGCAAGGGCATTGCCAACGGCGAATTTTTTCTGGTCTACCAGCCGCAGGTTGCGTCGAGCGGTCAGGTGTTGGGGGCAGAGGCCCTGCTGCGCTGGAAACATCCCAAGCGCGGGCTGGTGGGGCCTGCGGAGTTCATCGGGCTGGCAGAGGAGAGCCGGCTTATCCTTCCGCTGGGCCTGCTGGCGCTGGAGATGGCCTGCGAGGAACTGGTGGCCTGGAGCCAGAAGCCCGCGCTCTCGGAGCTGACCCTGTCCGTTAACGTGAGTGCCCAGCAGTTCCACGAGCCTGACTTTGTCAACGCCGTGCGCACGGTGATGGAGCGTTGTGGCGTACAGCCCAACCGGCTCAAGCTCGAACTCACCGAAAGTTTGCTGGCCAACGATCTGGATGACATCGTGGCCAAGATGGAAAGCCTCAAGGCGTTTGGGGTGGGCTTTTCGCTCGATGACTTTGGCACCGGTTATTCATCACTCAATTACCTCAAGCGCCTGCCGCTGGACCAGCTCAAGATTGACCAGTCTTTTGTGCAGGATGTGCTGACCGACCCGAATGACGCCGCCATTGCACGCACCGTGATCACGCTGGGCCAGAGCATGGGTTTTGCCGTGATCGCCGAAGGTGTGGAAACCATAGGCCAGCGGGATTTCCTCATGGCCAATGGCTGCCACACCTTTCAGGGCTATTTGTTTGGCAGGCCGATGACGGCTAAACATTTCGCGGAGTTTGTCACCCGCGGTCCGGTGGGGTGA
- a CDS encoding serine/threonine protein kinase: MSEPTPFSPTLPLSGAAASPASENLGRFELRKVLGQGAQSTVWLAFDPRLEREVAIKLMRPGQGSNDEAVAHWLQEARSVGRVNHPNIIQVFEADIHDHQPYLVFEYVAGNTLDKILRERGAQPAQQAVAWMIDVLDAVATAHAAGVVHRDLKPSNVLVDGAGRARVMDFGIAARIHDSSDSGPVLAEGTTGYLSPEAANGAQPAASMDIFSAGVVLAELLMGRRLIDEADPFRAIYRVMHEQLVLPEDLGNEVDDRLRSIVNRALVHDPRQRFVSARIFQSELEQWASSASSDALEAAGAVPVTSGTLEFLLRRMRHRSDFPAMSDSVVRIQNMAASETESVGSITNEILKDVALTNKLLRLVNSAHFGRGGSISTVSRAVHLVGFNGIRNMALSLVLLEHMQDKAHAAQLKEEFLRSLLAGTIGSELCPVVSESEEAFIGAMFQNLGRLLVQFYFPEEATRVRGMMHSPRQPVTEISASISVLGLSFEALGIGIAKAWNLPDEIQRCMRKPAGDPPTRVPLDDGERVRWIALASNEIADVLLHSDPQEREGKLAQVTRKYMQAMGVTAKDIQIATNRARQKLGDLATAMEIRVAPGSAAAKLLKGGEPPPEPVRRVSAPDSMSQFGGLELQATPNEMGDDQDALQHRQVAETLAAGIQDITNAMVEDFKLSDVLRMILETMYRAMEFDRIIFCMRDSKTEMVTGRFGLGQGVERCVKVFKTHLKAPTPDLFGVVCIKGADTMISDASEARIVQRLPDWYRMTINAPTFLLLPLQIKGAPFGLIYADKTVRDSLALDDKELALLRTLRNQAVMAFKQST, from the coding sequence ATGTCCGAACCTACACCGTTCTCCCCAACCCTCCCACTCAGCGGGGCGGCAGCTTCGCCTGCATCGGAAAACCTGGGGCGGTTTGAGTTGCGCAAGGTGCTGGGGCAGGGTGCACAGTCCACCGTGTGGCTGGCATTTGACCCGCGCCTGGAGCGCGAGGTAGCCATCAAACTGATGCGTCCTGGCCAAGGCTCCAACGATGAGGCCGTTGCCCATTGGCTGCAGGAGGCCCGCAGCGTGGGACGTGTGAACCACCCCAACATCATTCAGGTGTTTGAGGCTGACATCCACGACCACCAGCCCTACCTTGTTTTTGAATACGTCGCGGGCAACACGCTGGACAAGATCCTGCGCGAGCGCGGCGCGCAACCTGCCCAGCAGGCCGTGGCCTGGATGATTGATGTGCTGGACGCCGTAGCTACAGCACACGCCGCAGGTGTGGTGCACCGCGACCTCAAACCTTCCAATGTGCTGGTGGATGGCGCCGGCCGCGCGCGGGTGATGGACTTTGGCATTGCCGCACGTATCCATGACAGCAGTGACAGTGGTCCGGTGCTGGCCGAAGGCACGACCGGGTATCTGTCGCCCGAGGCAGCCAACGGCGCGCAGCCTGCTGCGTCCATGGATATTTTTTCTGCCGGCGTGGTGTTGGCCGAGTTGCTGATGGGCCGGCGCCTGATCGACGAGGCTGACCCCTTCCGCGCGATCTACCGCGTGATGCACGAGCAACTCGTGCTGCCCGAAGACCTGGGCAACGAGGTCGATGACCGCCTGCGTTCCATCGTCAACCGCGCGCTGGTGCACGACCCGCGCCAGCGTTTTGTCAGTGCCCGCATCTTCCAGAGCGAGCTGGAGCAGTGGGCCAGCTCCGCCTCCAGCGATGCGCTGGAAGCGGCGGGTGCTGTGCCGGTGACCAGCGGTACGCTGGAGTTTTTGCTGCGCCGCATGCGCCACCGCAGTGATTTCCCCGCCATGTCGGATTCGGTGGTGCGTATCCAGAACATGGCCGCGTCGGAAACCGAGAGCGTGGGCAGCATCACCAACGAAATTCTCAAGGACGTGGCGCTGACCAACAAGCTGCTGCGTCTGGTCAACAGCGCACACTTCGGGCGTGGCGGCAGCATCAGCACGGTGTCACGTGCCGTGCATCTGGTGGGCTTCAACGGCATACGCAATATGGCGCTGAGCCTGGTGCTGCTGGAGCACATGCAGGACAAGGCCCATGCAGCGCAGCTTAAGGAGGAGTTTTTGCGTTCGCTCTTGGCCGGCACCATTGGCAGCGAGTTGTGCCCGGTGGTGAGCGAAAGTGAAGAGGCGTTTATTGGCGCCATGTTCCAGAACCTGGGGCGTTTGCTGGTGCAGTTCTACTTTCCCGAAGAGGCCACGCGGGTGCGCGGCATGATGCACAGCCCGCGTCAGCCGGTGACCGAGATATCGGCTTCCATCAGCGTGCTGGGCCTGAGTTTTGAGGCGCTGGGCATTGGCATTGCCAAGGCCTGGAACCTGCCCGATGAGATTCAGCGCTGCATGCGCAAACCTGCGGGTGACCCGCCGACGCGTGTGCCGCTGGACGATGGCGAGCGCGTGCGATGGATCGCGCTGGCTTCCAACGAAATTGCCGACGTGCTGTTGCACAGCGACCCGCAGGAGCGCGAAGGCAAGCTGGCCCAGGTCACACGCAAGTACATGCAGGCCATGGGCGTGACGGCCAAGGACATCCAGATCGCCACCAACCGGGCGCGCCAGAAGCTGGGTGACCTGGCCACGGCGATGGAAATCCGTGTGGCGCCGGGTTCGGCAGCGGCCAAGCTGCTCAAGGGCGGCGAGCCGCCCCCCGAGCCGGTACGCCGGGTGTCAGCGCCGGATTCAATGTCGCAGTTTGGCGGTCTGGAGTTGCAGGCTACGCCCAACGAGATGGGTGACGACCAGGATGCCCTGCAACACCGCCAGGTGGCGGAAACGCTGGCGGCGGGCATTCAGGACATCACCAACGCGATGGTGGAAGACTTCAAACTCAGCGACGTGTTGCGCATGATTCTGGAGACCATGTACCGCGCCATGGAGTTTGACCGCATCATTTTCTGCATGCGTGATTCCAAAACCGAAATGGTCACAGGACGTTTTGGCCTGGGGCAGGGTGTGGAGCGTTGTGTGAAGGTCTTCAAGACCCACTTGAAGGCGCCCACGCCCGACCTGTTTGGCGTGGTGTGTATCAAGGGGGCCGACACCATGATCAGCGACGCCTCGGAGGCGCGCATCGTGCAGCGCCTGCCCGACTGGTACCGCATGACCATCAATGCGCCGACCTTTCTGCTGCTGCCGCTGCAGATCAAGGGGGCGCCGTTTGGCCTGATCTACGCGGACAAGACGGTGCGCGACTCGCTGGCGCTGGATGACAAGGAACTGGCCTTGCTGCGCACCCTGCGCAACCAGGCGGTGATGGCGTTCAAGCAGTCAACGTAA
- a CDS encoding universal stress protein, protein MYKNIVLAYDGSDTGQKALLDCSELAQWSHATLSLVAVMPFTMSMAAVEGNFYNPELEAREVQRFEAILADGLRRLADAGYTASGQLLKGESVEEITGYANKVQADLIVVGHKHLDSWAARWWRGSISGALIEHAPCSVLCVITR, encoded by the coding sequence GTGTACAAGAACATCGTACTTGCCTATGACGGCTCCGACACCGGGCAAAAAGCCCTGCTGGACTGCAGCGAGCTGGCGCAGTGGAGCCACGCCACCTTATCGCTGGTCGCCGTGATGCCCTTCACCATGAGCATGGCGGCGGTGGAAGGTAACTTCTACAACCCCGAGCTGGAGGCGCGCGAAGTCCAGCGGTTTGAGGCAATCCTGGCCGACGGCCTGCGCCGACTGGCCGATGCGGGTTACACCGCTAGCGGCCAGTTGCTCAAAGGAGAGTCGGTAGAAGAAATCACGGGGTATGCAAACAAGGTCCAGGCAGACCTCATCGTGGTGGGCCACAAACACCTGGACAGTTGGGCTGCACGCTGGTGGCGTGGCTCGATCTCGGGGGCGTTGATAGAACACGCGCCCTGCAGTGTTTTATGCGTAATTACACGCTAG
- a CDS encoding MFS transporter codes for MTSTPAKSSSAALPKVLWPLLFGNFVIGTGVMIVPGTLNEISTSLGVSVAVAGQLIAAAAAVMCIGAPLFATFVAGWDRRRLLALSMLWYAVFLGLSALMPDFGSLLVVRVLTVVSPAIFTPQAAACVGLLVLPEQRGRAITFVFLGWSVASVLGMPIGALIGGMFGWRSAFGFVALLSLLSAVWVWRSMPNGVKPPALSRAAWAETFQSRALMLCVAVTLLYSAGQFVLFSYFAPYYKAMLNITPLQLSLLFAWFGAFGLIGNIFMSRQIDRIGAPSAVMWGVGSMALSLLIWPLGTSLVLVALVMVPWGLGCFSSNSAQQARLVGIAPALASGSIALNSSAMYAGQALGAGSGGWLIAHGGMYSLHWFGLVGLLAAMAMSWWATRQRAHGTV; via the coding sequence ATGACATCCACTCCCGCCAAGTCGTCCTCTGCGGCATTGCCTAAAGTTCTCTGGCCCCTGCTGTTTGGCAACTTTGTCATCGGCACGGGCGTGATGATCGTGCCCGGCACGCTCAACGAGATCAGTACGTCGCTGGGTGTCTCCGTCGCTGTGGCCGGGCAACTGATTGCCGCCGCTGCGGCGGTCATGTGTATCGGCGCGCCGCTGTTTGCCACCTTTGTGGCGGGCTGGGACCGGCGCCGCCTGCTGGCGTTGTCCATGCTGTGGTACGCGGTGTTCCTGGGCTTGAGTGCGCTGATGCCGGACTTCGGTTCGTTGCTGGTGGTTCGCGTGCTCACCGTGGTGTCGCCGGCCATCTTCACGCCCCAGGCCGCGGCCTGTGTAGGGCTGCTGGTGCTGCCGGAGCAGCGGGGGCGCGCCATTACCTTTGTGTTTCTCGGCTGGTCGGTGGCTTCCGTGTTGGGCATGCCTATCGGCGCATTGATTGGCGGCATGTTCGGCTGGCGCAGCGCGTTTGGTTTTGTGGCGCTGCTGAGCCTGCTGAGCGCGGTGTGGGTCTGGCGCTCCATGCCCAACGGTGTGAAACCACCCGCGCTGTCGCGCGCGGCCTGGGCCGAGACGTTCCAGTCCCGCGCGCTGATGCTGTGTGTGGCGGTGACGCTGCTGTATTCCGCCGGCCAGTTTGTGCTCTTCTCGTACTTCGCGCCGTATTACAAGGCCATGCTGAACATCACGCCGCTGCAGCTGAGCCTGCTGTTTGCCTGGTTTGGCGCGTTCGGGCTAATCGGTAATATCTTCATGTCACGCCAGATCGACCGCATCGGCGCGCCGAGCGCGGTGATGTGGGGTGTGGGCAGCATGGCGCTGAGTCTGCTGATCTGGCCGCTGGGGACCAGCCTGGTGTTGGTGGCGCTGGTCATGGTGCCGTGGGGTTTGGGCTGCTTTTCATCGAACTCGGCGCAGCAGGCGCGGCTGGTGGGCATTGCACCGGCGCTGGCCTCGGGCTCCATTGCGCTCAACTCCTCCGCCATGTACGCCGGCCAGGCGCTGGGTGCGGGCAGCGGTGGCTGGCTGATCGCCCATGGCGGCATGTACTCGCTGCACTGGTTTGGCCTGGTGGGGCTGCTGGCCGCCATGGCCATGAGCTGGTGGGCGACGCGTCAGCGCGCCCACGGCACGGTTTAA
- a CDS encoding 3-hydroxybutyrate dehydrogenase, with protein sequence MLKGKTALVTGSTSGIGLGIAKALAAQGANIVLNGFGDVDGPKAEVAALGVQVAYHGADMSKPAEIEDMVKFATKTFGSLDILVNNAGIQHVARVENFPVEKWDAIIAINMSSAFHATRLALPGMLAANWGRIINVASVHGLVGSAEKSAYVAAKHGVVGLTKVTALENATTGVTCNAICPGWVLTPLVQKQVDAKAAAQGISNAEATKQLLGEKEPSLQFTTPEELGALAVFFCSPAGNNVRGVAWNMDGGWTAQ encoded by the coding sequence ATGTTGAAAGGCAAAACCGCGCTCGTCACCGGCTCCACCAGCGGCATCGGTCTGGGCATCGCCAAGGCGCTCGCCGCGCAGGGTGCCAACATCGTGCTCAACGGCTTTGGGGATGTGGACGGCCCCAAGGCCGAAGTGGCCGCGCTGGGCGTGCAGGTGGCCTACCACGGCGCCGACATGAGCAAACCCGCCGAGATTGAAGACATGGTGAAGTTCGCCACCAAGACGTTTGGCAGCCTGGACATCCTGGTCAACAACGCGGGCATCCAGCACGTGGCGCGGGTGGAAAACTTCCCGGTGGAGAAATGGGACGCCATCATCGCCATCAACATGAGCAGCGCCTTCCACGCCACGCGCCTGGCGCTGCCCGGCATGTTGGCCGCCAACTGGGGCCGCATCATCAACGTGGCCTCGGTCCACGGCCTGGTGGGTTCGGCAGAAAAATCGGCCTACGTGGCGGCCAAACATGGCGTGGTGGGCCTGACCAAAGTCACCGCGCTGGAAAACGCCACCACCGGCGTGACCTGCAACGCCATTTGCCCCGGCTGGGTGCTCACCCCGCTGGTGCAAAAGCAGGTGGATGCAAAAGCCGCCGCACAAGGCATCAGCAACGCTGAGGCCACCAAACAATTGCTCGGTGAAAAAGAACCCTCGCTGCAGTTCACCACCCCCGAAGAACTGGGTGCACTGGCCGTGTTCTTCTGCTCCCCCGCCGGCAACAACGTGCGCGGTGTGGCCTGGAACATGGACGGTGGTTGGACAGCGCAATAA
- a CDS encoding alpha/beta fold hydrolase has protein sequence MADPKLNYLSCSDSGAGHRMAYWEWGAPDAAHTVVCVHGLSRQGRDFDVLAQALVAQAGGKLRVVCPDVVGRGQSDWLADPMGYQVPAYAADMLALLMHLKPQTLDWVGTSMGGLIGMAVTAHAASVGMKVRKLVLNDVGPTVQWDSIVRIAAYLGKSMQFESLQQAADAMWSISTSFGPHTPAQWLELSRHMVKPATQGGVTLHYDPAIAVPVRAMTQEMAAGAEAMVWQLYDAIQADTLLLRGAVSDLLSPHTAQQMTERGPKARLVEFAGIGHAPTLIADDQVQAVASFLLD, from the coding sequence ATGGCTGACCCCAAGCTGAATTACCTTTCCTGCTCCGATTCTGGTGCCGGCCACCGCATGGCGTACTGGGAGTGGGGCGCGCCCGATGCGGCCCACACGGTTGTCTGTGTGCACGGCCTCTCGCGCCAGGGGCGCGACTTTGACGTGCTGGCGCAGGCCCTGGTGGCCCAAGCCGGTGGCAAGCTGCGCGTGGTTTGCCCTGACGTGGTGGGCCGCGGCCAGAGCGACTGGTTGGCCGACCCCATGGGTTACCAGGTGCCCGCCTATGCGGCCGACATGCTGGCCCTGCTGATGCACCTGAAGCCGCAAACGCTGGATTGGGTCGGCACCAGCATGGGTGGCTTGATCGGCATGGCGGTGACTGCGCATGCGGCGTCGGTAGGCATGAAAGTGCGCAAGCTGGTGCTGAACGATGTGGGGCCTACGGTGCAGTGGGATTCCATCGTGCGCATCGCCGCCTACCTGGGCAAGTCCATGCAGTTTGAATCGCTGCAGCAAGCGGCCGATGCCATGTGGTCCATCTCCACCAGTTTTGGCCCGCATACACCGGCGCAGTGGCTGGAGCTGTCGCGCCACATGGTCAAACCTGCGACTCAGGGCGGTGTCACGCTGCACTACGACCCCGCCATTGCCGTGCCGGTGCGCGCCATGACGCAGGAGATGGCGGCCGGCGCAGAGGCCATGGTCTGGCAGTTGTATGACGCGATCCAGGCCGACACGCTGCTGCTGCGCGGCGCGGTGTCTGATCTGCTCTCGCCCCACACCGCCCAGCAAATGACCGAACGCGGCCCCAAGGCACGCCTGGTGGAGTTCGCCGGCATCGGCCACGCGCCCACGCTGATTGCCGACGACCAGGTACAGGCTGTGGCCTCGTTCTTGCTGGACTAA
- a CDS encoding RelA/SpoT family protein, whose product MKSLSAEHPSLAPPQVIAATSENLPEQVGALARARAFAEPLLASETLDTGENVLAHADAVAAILKSIGGSEAMQTASYLVYACDHLNKPHEVIAKAFGENFADLAVETTKLVRVQRMARIAQTAAGNTAAPMAQTAAAQTESVRKMLLAFSKDLRVVMLRLASRLQTLRHFAATKLPVPENLARESLQVFAPLANRLGIWEVKWEMEDLSFRFLEPDTYKQVAKLLDEKRAEREAAVEHLRQQLATELAAQGITATVQGRPKHIYSIVKKMRGKSLGFDQVYDIRALRIVVPNVPDCYAALSWVHSQFAPVTEEFDDYIARPKANGYQSLHTVVRDAAGQPIEVQVRTQAMHDHAEHGVAAHWAYKEAGAKGYAGSVTAAGEYDAKIAVLRQLLAWERDLSGGQDAAVFDDRIYVLTPDAAIVELPKGATAVDFAYSVHTSLGHRCRGAKVDGAMVPLNTPLKNGQTVEVTTVREGGPSRDWLNLELGFLVSHRARAKVRAWFNALAMGETVAKGREAVEKLLQREGKTAIKLDDLASQLGFNNAEALFEVVGKDEFSLRNIETLLRPPEPAPTQDDYMPLKKPRAAGGGKGGVLVVGVDSLMTQLAKCCKPAPPDLISGFVTRGKGVSVHRSDCSNLRNMVTRSGDRVIDVEWGTPGAKDGNVYPVDVAVQANDRQGLLRDISEVFAKEKMNVIGVQTQSIKGMAWMTFTVEVAESGRLAKVLGIVNELSGVRSARRR is encoded by the coding sequence ATGAAAAGTTTGTCGGCCGAGCACCCCAGCCTGGCCCCCCCACAAGTCATTGCGGCCACGTCGGAAAACCTGCCCGAGCAGGTTGGTGCGCTGGCGCGTGCCCGCGCGTTTGCAGAGCCACTTCTGGCCAGCGAAACGCTGGACACCGGTGAAAACGTGCTGGCGCATGCCGACGCCGTGGCCGCCATCCTCAAATCCATCGGTGGCTCCGAGGCCATGCAGACGGCCAGCTACCTGGTCTACGCCTGCGACCACCTGAACAAACCGCATGAGGTGATCGCCAAGGCCTTTGGTGAGAACTTTGCCGATTTGGCGGTGGAAACCACCAAGCTGGTGCGCGTGCAACGCATGGCACGCATTGCGCAAACGGCGGCGGGCAATACAGCCGCACCCATGGCGCAGACTGCCGCTGCGCAGACCGAGAGTGTGCGCAAGATGCTGTTGGCGTTCTCCAAAGACCTGCGCGTGGTGATGCTGCGCCTGGCCTCACGCCTGCAGACGCTGCGCCACTTTGCCGCGACCAAGCTTCCGGTGCCCGAGAACCTGGCGCGCGAGTCGCTGCAGGTGTTTGCGCCGCTGGCCAACCGCCTGGGTATCTGGGAAGTCAAATGGGAGATGGAAGACCTGTCCTTCCGTTTCCTGGAGCCCGATACCTACAAACAGGTGGCCAAGCTGCTCGACGAAAAACGCGCCGAGCGCGAGGCCGCCGTGGAGCACTTGCGGCAGCAACTTGCGACCGAGCTGGCCGCGCAGGGCATCACCGCCACCGTGCAGGGCCGGCCCAAACACATTTACAGCATCGTCAAAAAGATGCGTGGCAAGTCGCTGGGTTTTGACCAGGTCTACGACATCCGCGCGCTGCGCATCGTGGTGCCCAACGTGCCTGACTGCTACGCCGCCCTGAGCTGGGTGCACAGCCAGTTTGCGCCGGTGACCGAAGAGTTTGACGACTACATCGCACGCCCCAAAGCCAACGGCTACCAGTCCTTGCACACCGTGGTGCGCGACGCAGCGGGCCAGCCCATCGAGGTGCAGGTGCGCACCCAGGCCATGCACGACCATGCCGAACACGGCGTGGCCGCGCACTGGGCCTACAAGGAGGCCGGTGCGAAGGGCTATGCGGGTAGTGTGACCGCGGCCGGTGAATACGACGCCAAGATCGCCGTGCTACGCCAGTTGCTGGCCTGGGAGCGCGACCTATCGGGCGGGCAGGATGCTGCGGTGTTTGACGACCGTATTTATGTACTGACACCTGACGCAGCCATTGTGGAGTTGCCCAAGGGCGCCACCGCGGTGGACTTTGCCTACAGCGTGCACACCAGCCTGGGCCACCGCTGCCGCGGCGCCAAGGTCGACGGCGCCATGGTGCCGCTCAACACCCCACTCAAAAACGGCCAGACCGTGGAAGTGACCACGGTGCGCGAAGGTGGCCCCTCGCGCGACTGGCTCAACCTCGAACTCGGTTTTCTGGTCAGCCACCGCGCGCGTGCCAAGGTGCGTGCCTGGTTCAACGCGCTTGCCATGGGCGAGACGGTGGCCAAGGGCCGTGAGGCGGTGGAAAAACTGCTGCAGCGCGAAGGCAAGACCGCCATCAAGCTCGACGACCTGGCCAGCCAGTTGGGCTTCAATAACGCGGAAGCGCTGTTTGAGGTGGTGGGCAAAGATGAGTTTTCATTGCGCAACATCGAAACCCTGCTGCGTCCCCCCGAACCCGCGCCTACGCAAGACGACTACATGCCGCTCAAGAAGCCGCGCGCGGCCGGTGGTGGCAAGGGCGGCGTGCTGGTGGTGGGCGTGGACTCGCTGATGACGCAACTGGCCAAGTGTTGCAAACCCGCACCCCCCGACCTGATCAGCGGTTTTGTCACGCGTGGCAAGGGTGTCAGCGTGCACCGTTCGGATTGCTCCAACCTGCGCAACATGGTGACACGCAGCGGTGACCGCGTGATCGACGTGGAGTGGGGCACACCCGGTGCCAAGGACGGCAATGTCTATCCGGTGGATGTGGCCGTGCAGGCCAACGACCGCCAGGGCCTGCTGCGCGATATTTCCGAAGTGTTTGCCAAGGAAAAAATGAACGTCATTGGTGTGCAGACGCAAAGCATCAAGGGCATGGCCTGGATGACATTTACCGTGGAAGTGGCCGAGTCCGGGCGCCTGGCCAAGGTGCTGGGTATCGTCAACGAACTCAGCGGCGTACGCTCGGCGCGGCGGCGCTAG
- a CDS encoding TRAP transporter large permease subunit codes for MSTGLAPFMGLAMLVVLAVLILATGLPVWALLIACASLFAAAGCLLGGMDAHVLAAVGVRTMGLLEHDLLQALPLYVLMGVLLQRLHVADAVYALLQRLLRRTPASGALAALGVGALIAPMNGSVASSASLLSRLVAPRLRGLATARAMALVSASATIGVVVPPSLVLILLGDAMLRAHTEASNLPGYHVVQRIINTQDVFLAALLPAMAVLVLWFGVAWWQGRKPSGTPVSAPATTTLTARQGWAGALAIVGVIALLASVFTGKLYAVEAAATGAMVLLLWAALARAMTVDQWQTALQETMELSGALFALLLGANTFSLVFRLWGTDQWLATHILASPWPLQATAAAVLLGVALCAWVLDAFEMIFVIIPIVAPPLVLCLGDAQQAAVLLLLVLQISFLIPPMGYAVMMARTQGGLGRVGTRALLTALLPYWCAQVLVSAVVFAMPSAVHGLDAPPPAATAAQPSADDDIEKSMREMSAPAEDTKP; via the coding sequence ATGAGCACTGGGCTCGCCCCTTTCATGGGCCTGGCCATGCTCGTGGTGCTGGCCGTCCTGATTCTGGCCACCGGGCTTCCCGTATGGGCCTTGTTGATTGCCTGCGCGAGCCTGTTTGCCGCCGCAGGCTGCTTGCTGGGTGGCATGGACGCCCATGTGCTGGCGGCCGTGGGCGTGCGCACCATGGGCTTGCTGGAACATGACCTGCTGCAGGCGCTGCCGCTGTACGTGCTGATGGGGGTGCTGCTGCAGCGCCTGCATGTGGCCGATGCGGTGTACGCGCTGCTACAACGCCTATTGCGGCGTACCCCGGCCAGCGGGGCCCTGGCGGCTCTGGGCGTAGGCGCACTGATTGCGCCCATGAATGGATCGGTGGCCTCCAGCGCGTCGCTGCTATCGCGGCTGGTTGCACCGCGGTTGCGCGGGCTGGCTACCGCGCGCGCCATGGCGCTGGTCAGTGCCTCGGCCACGATTGGCGTGGTGGTGCCGCCTTCGCTGGTGCTGATCCTGCTGGGCGACGCCATGCTGCGCGCCCACACCGAGGCCAGCAACCTGCCCGGCTACCACGTAGTACAGCGCATCATCAATACGCAGGACGTTTTTCTGGCGGCACTGCTGCCGGCCATGGCGGTATTGGTATTGTGGTTTGGCGTGGCCTGGTGGCAAGGGCGCAAGCCAAGCGGCACACCGGTCAGCGCCCCAGCCACCACCACACTCACGGCCCGGCAGGGATGGGCGGGTGCGCTGGCCATCGTCGGAGTGATCGCGCTGCTGGCATCGGTGTTCACTGGCAAGCTCTACGCGGTGGAAGCTGCCGCTACCGGCGCCATGGTGTTGCTGCTGTGGGCGGCACTGGCGCGCGCCATGACGGTGGATCAATGGCAAACCGCCTTGCAGGAAACCATGGAGCTCAGTGGCGCGCTGTTTGCCCTGTTGCTGGGGGCCAATACCTTCAGCCTGGTGTTCCGGCTCTGGGGAACCGATCAGTGGTTGGCAACCCACATTCTGGCCTCACCCTGGCCACTGCAGGCCACTGCGGCGGCTGTGCTGCTGGGGGTGGCACTGTGTGCCTGGGTGCTCGATGCGTTTGAAATGATTTTTGTCATCATCCCCATCGTGGCGCCGCCGCTGGTGCTCTGTCTTGGGGACGCGCAGCAGGCTGCCGTACTGCTTTTGCTGGTGCTGCAAATCAGCTTTCTGATTCCGCCCATGGGTTATGCCGTCATGATGGCACGCACCCAGGGTGGCCTGGGGCGGGTCGGCACCCGCGCTTTGCTCACGGCCCTGCTGCCCTACTGGTGTGCGCAGGTGCTGGTCAGTGCCGTGGTGTTTGCCATGCCATCCGCTGTGCATGGCCTGGATGCCCCGCCGCCTGCGGCCACTGCGGCGCAGCCCTCGGCGGACGATGACATCGAGAAAAGCATGCGCGAGATGTCGGCCCCGGCCGAAGACACCAAACCCTGA